A genomic segment from Malus domestica chromosome 05, GDT2T_hap1 encodes:
- the LOC103417248 gene encoding kinesin-like protein KIN-7D, mitochondrial isoform X2, which yields MASSSRARSSSLFSYRKPSSPYSSTSSSSALINGRMIPRSCSTSASSFYNSGGGLGSRSMTPGRGRSDSMQYGSGGNSARSPVGFASEELLAEMLEAPKGGDSISVTIRFRPLSEREFQRGDEVTWYADGDKIVRNEYNPATAYAFDRVFGQHANSQEVYEVAAKPVVKAAMEGVNGTVFAYGVTSSGKTHTMHGDQNAPGVIPLAIKDVFSIIQDTPGREFLLRVSYLEIYNEVINDLLDPTGQNLRVREDSQGTYVEGIKEEVVLSPGHALSFIAAGEEHRHVGSNNFNLFSSRSHTIFTLMIESSVHGDEYDGVIFSQLNLIDLAGSESSKTETTGLRRKEGSYINKSLLTLGTVIGKLSEGKASHVPYRDSKLTRLLQSSLSGHGHVSLICTVTPASSSMEETHNTLKFASRAKRVEIYASRNKIIDEKSLIKKYQREISVLKTELDQLRQGMLVGISHEEIISLKQKLEEGQFKMQSRLEEEEEAKAALMSRIQRLTKLILVSSKNTIPGLSDIPSHQRGFSVGEDDKMEVVRDGPLLLEGENQKESPSSASTVPSDMASDFRHKRSSSRWNEELSPAGGTITDSTQAGELISGSRIPMGGMTMSDHIDLLVEQVKMLAGEIALGTSSLKRLVEQSVDDPESSKTQIENLECDIHEKRRQMRVLEQRINESGEASIANASMVEMQQTVKRLTTQCNEKGFELEIKSADNRILQEQLQNKCAENMELQEKVDQLEQRLASVSGEGSSSSSEQCVSAEYVEQLQKKIQSQEIENEKLKLEHVQFSEERSGLHVQNQKLAEEASYAKELASAAAVELKNLAGEVTKLSLQNAKLEKELLAARELVNSKSSSMQPVNGINRKYNDRPRGGRKGRLSGGADNFEAWNLDSDDLRMELQARKQREAALETALAEKEFTEEEYRKKVEDAKKREDALENDLANMWVLVAKLKKEGGSIPETHTEERHDDVIENSNGLKATVNEGAAVERQVLDASKSADDESPKEEPLVLRLKARMQEMKEKELKHQGNGDANSHLCKVCFESPTAAILLPCRHFCLCKSCSLACSECPICRTKISDRLFAFTS from the exons ATGGCCTCGTCCTCACGTGCCCGCAGCAGCTCGCTTTTCTCCTACCGGAAGCCATCCAGTCCCTACTCCTCCACCTCCTCGTCTTCCGCGTTGATCAACGGTCGGATGATTCCGCGCTCCTGCTCGACCTCGGCCTCCTCGTTCTACAACTCGGGAGGTGGACTCGGGTCCCGATCCATGACGCCGGGTCGCGGCCGCTCCGATTCAATGCAGTACGGTTCGGGGGGTAACAGTGCTCGCTCGCCGGTCGGGTTCGCGTCCGAGGAGCTTTTGGCGGAGATGCTCGAGGCGCCCAAGGGTGGGGATAGCATATCGGTGACGATTCGGTTTCGGCCGCTGAG CGAGAGGGAGTTTCAGAGAGGGGATGAGGTCACTTGGTACGCAGACGGTGATAAGATTGTGAGGAATGAGTATAATCCAGCTACAGCCTATGCATTTG ATAGAGTTTTTGGACAGCATGCCAATTCACAAGAGGTGTACGAAGTTGCCGCTAAACCTGTTGTCAAAGCTGCCATGGAAGGTGTCAATG GTACTGTTTTTGCTTATGGTGTGACAAGTAGTGGAAAGACACACACTATGCAT GGTGATCAAAACGCTCCAGGTGTCATACCATTGGCGATAAAGGATGTCTTCAGTATTATTCAAGAT ACCCCAGGAAGGGAATTTTTACTGCGCGTCTCATACCTTGAGATCTACAATGAG GTGATAAATGACTTGCTTGATCCAACAGGTCAAAATTTGCGTGTTAGAGAAGATTCCCAG GGTACTTATGTTGAGGGTATAAAAGAAGAAGTTGTTTTGTCTCCTGGGCATGCACTTTCTTTTATTGCTGCTGGAGAAG AGCATCGTCATGTTGGATCAAACAATTTTAATCTGTTCAGCAGTCGAAGTCACACCATATTTACATTG ATGATAGAAAGCAGTGTCCATGGTGATGAGTATGATGGAGTGATCTTCTCTCAACTT AATTTAATTGATCTAGCTGGATCTGAGAGCTCGAAAACCGAAACAACTGGACTAAGAAGAAAGGAAGGATCATACATAAACAAGAGTCTTCTAACTCTTGGAACT GTAATCGGAAAGCTGAGTGAGGGAAAGGCATCCCATGTACCATATCGAGATTCTAAGCTTACCCGTCTTTTACAATCTTCGTTAAGCGGGCATGGACATGTTTCG CTTATTTGCACGGTGACTCCTGCATCAAGTAGCATGGAGGAAACTCATAATACATTGAAATTTGCAAGCAGGGCAAAGCGAGTAGAAATCTATGCATCGCGTAATAAG ATTATTGATGAAAAGTCATTGATTAAGAAGTATCAAAGAGAGATTTCGGTCCTGAAAACAGAACTTGATCAGCTAAGGCAGGGGATGCTTGTTGGCATCAGTCATGAGGAGATTATCAGCTTAAAGCAAAAG ttggaagAAGGTCAATTTAAAATGCAATCAAGattggaggaagaagaggaagcgAAGGCTGCTCTTATGAGTAGAATCCAGAGGCTGacgaagctcatccttgtttctTCGAAAAATACAATCCCTGGATTGAGTGATATTCCCAGCCACCAACGCGGTTTTTCTGTTGGTGAGGATGAC AAAATGGAAGTAGTGCGAGATGGACCCTTGCTTCTAGAAGGTGAGAACCAAAAGGAGTCACCATCTTCTGCATCTACTGTTCCATCAGATATGGCTTCTGATTTTAGACACAAGAGATCTTCCAGCAGGTGGAATGAAGAGCTCTCACCAGCTGGCGGTACAATTACAGATTCAACTCAAGCGGGTGAACTTATCAGTGGTTCAAGAATTCCAATG GGAGGGATGACAATGTCAGATCACATAGACCTGCTGGTTGAGCAAGTTAAGATGCTTGCTGGAGAGATTGCACTGGGCACCAGCTCCTTGAAACGACTGGTGGAGCAGTCTGTAGATGACCCTGAAAGCTCCAAAACTCAA ATTGAGAACTTGGAATGTGATATCCATGAAAAGAGAAGGCAAATGAGGGTTTTGGAACAGCGCATTAACGAAAGTGGTGAGGCTTCAATTGCTAATGCATCTATGGTTGAGATGCAGCAG ACAGTTAAGAGACTGACAACCCAGTGCAATGAGAAGGGATTTGAGTTGGAA ATAAAATCAGCAGACAATCGTATTCTCCAGGAGCAATTGCAAAATAAG TGTGCAGAGAACATGGAATTGCAAGAAAAAGTGGATCAGTTAGAGCAGCGTTTGGCTTCAGTATCTGGTGAAGGATCATCATCGTCTTCCGAGCAGTGTGTATCTGCAGAATATGTTGAGCAGttgcaaaagaaaattcagTCTCAG GAGATTGAGAATGAAAAACTAAAGCTGGAGCATGTGCAGTTCTCAGAGGAGAGGAGTGGGTTACATGTGCAGAATCAAAAACTGGCCGAAGAAGCTTCTTATGCAAAGGAACTGGCATCTGCTGCTGCTGTTGAATTGAAGAATTTGGCTGGTGAAGTGACAAAGCTCTCATTGCAGAATGCAAAACTAGAAAAAGAGTTGTTGGCTGCCCGGGAGTTGGTCAATTCTAAAAGTTCTTCCATGCAACCTGTTAATGGTATTAATCGGAAGTACAATGATAGACCAAGAGGTGGGAGGAAAGGGAGGCTATCTGGTGGTGCTGATAACTTTGAGGCATGGAATCTTGATTCGGATGATTTAAGGATGGAACTCCAAGCAAGGAAACAGCGAGAGGCAGCTCTTGAGACTGCCCTTGCTGAAAAGGAATTTACTGAAGAGGAGTACAGGAAAAAGGTTGAAGATGCAAAGAAAAGGGAGGACGCTCTAGAAAATGATTTAGCAAACATGTGGGTGTTGGTCGCAAAATTAAAGAAAGAGGGCGGGTCTATCCCTGAGACACACACAGAAGAAAGGCATGATGATGTGATAGAAAATAGTAATGGTCTAAAAGCAACTGTGAATGAGGGTGCCGCCGTAGAGAGACAAGTTTTGGATGCTTCGAAATCCGCTGATGATGAAAGTCCTAAGGAAGAACCTCTTGTTCTTCGCCTTAAG GCTCGAATGCAAGAGATGAAGGAGAAAGAGCTCAAACACCAGGGAAACGGAGATGCCAATTCCCATTTGTGCAAAGTATGTTTTGAATCACCAACAGCAGCAATTCTTCTCCCTTGCCGGCATTTTTGTT TGTGTAAGTCTTGTTCACTTGCATGTTCTGAGTGCCCAATTTGTCGTACAAAGATTTCAGATAGGCTTTTTGCATTTACTTCGTGA
- the LOC103417248 gene encoding kinesin-like protein KIN-7D, mitochondrial isoform X1, producing the protein MASSSRARSSSLFSYRKPSSPYSSTSSSSALINGRMIPRSCSTSASSFYNSGGGLGSRSMTPGRGRSDSMQYGSGGNSARSPVGFASEELLAEMLEAPKGGDSISVTIRFRPLSEREFQRGDEVTWYADGDKIVRNEYNPATAYAFDRVFGQHANSQEVYEVAAKPVVKAAMEGVNGTVFAYGVTSSGKTHTMHGDQNAPGVIPLAIKDVFSIIQDTPGREFLLRVSYLEIYNEVINDLLDPTGQNLRVREDSQGTYVEGIKEEVVLSPGHALSFIAAGEEHRHVGSNNFNLFSSRSHTIFTLMIESSVHGDEYDGVIFSQLNLIDLAGSESSKTETTGLRRKEGSYINKSLLTLGTVIGKLSEGKASHVPYRDSKLTRLLQSSLSGHGHVSLICTVTPASSSMEETHNTLKFASRAKRVEIYASRNKQIIDEKSLIKKYQREISVLKTELDQLRQGMLVGISHEEIISLKQKLEEGQFKMQSRLEEEEEAKAALMSRIQRLTKLILVSSKNTIPGLSDIPSHQRGFSVGEDDKMEVVRDGPLLLEGENQKESPSSASTVPSDMASDFRHKRSSSRWNEELSPAGGTITDSTQAGELISGSRIPMGGMTMSDHIDLLVEQVKMLAGEIALGTSSLKRLVEQSVDDPESSKTQIENLECDIHEKRRQMRVLEQRINESGEASIANASMVEMQQTVKRLTTQCNEKGFELEIKSADNRILQEQLQNKCAENMELQEKVDQLEQRLASVSGEGSSSSSEQCVSAEYVEQLQKKIQSQEIENEKLKLEHVQFSEERSGLHVQNQKLAEEASYAKELASAAAVELKNLAGEVTKLSLQNAKLEKELLAARELVNSKSSSMQPVNGINRKYNDRPRGGRKGRLSGGADNFEAWNLDSDDLRMELQARKQREAALETALAEKEFTEEEYRKKVEDAKKREDALENDLANMWVLVAKLKKEGGSIPETHTEERHDDVIENSNGLKATVNEGAAVERQVLDASKSADDESPKEEPLVLRLKARMQEMKEKELKHQGNGDANSHLCKVCFESPTAAILLPCRHFCLCKSCSLACSECPICRTKISDRLFAFTS; encoded by the exons ATGGCCTCGTCCTCACGTGCCCGCAGCAGCTCGCTTTTCTCCTACCGGAAGCCATCCAGTCCCTACTCCTCCACCTCCTCGTCTTCCGCGTTGATCAACGGTCGGATGATTCCGCGCTCCTGCTCGACCTCGGCCTCCTCGTTCTACAACTCGGGAGGTGGACTCGGGTCCCGATCCATGACGCCGGGTCGCGGCCGCTCCGATTCAATGCAGTACGGTTCGGGGGGTAACAGTGCTCGCTCGCCGGTCGGGTTCGCGTCCGAGGAGCTTTTGGCGGAGATGCTCGAGGCGCCCAAGGGTGGGGATAGCATATCGGTGACGATTCGGTTTCGGCCGCTGAG CGAGAGGGAGTTTCAGAGAGGGGATGAGGTCACTTGGTACGCAGACGGTGATAAGATTGTGAGGAATGAGTATAATCCAGCTACAGCCTATGCATTTG ATAGAGTTTTTGGACAGCATGCCAATTCACAAGAGGTGTACGAAGTTGCCGCTAAACCTGTTGTCAAAGCTGCCATGGAAGGTGTCAATG GTACTGTTTTTGCTTATGGTGTGACAAGTAGTGGAAAGACACACACTATGCAT GGTGATCAAAACGCTCCAGGTGTCATACCATTGGCGATAAAGGATGTCTTCAGTATTATTCAAGAT ACCCCAGGAAGGGAATTTTTACTGCGCGTCTCATACCTTGAGATCTACAATGAG GTGATAAATGACTTGCTTGATCCAACAGGTCAAAATTTGCGTGTTAGAGAAGATTCCCAG GGTACTTATGTTGAGGGTATAAAAGAAGAAGTTGTTTTGTCTCCTGGGCATGCACTTTCTTTTATTGCTGCTGGAGAAG AGCATCGTCATGTTGGATCAAACAATTTTAATCTGTTCAGCAGTCGAAGTCACACCATATTTACATTG ATGATAGAAAGCAGTGTCCATGGTGATGAGTATGATGGAGTGATCTTCTCTCAACTT AATTTAATTGATCTAGCTGGATCTGAGAGCTCGAAAACCGAAACAACTGGACTAAGAAGAAAGGAAGGATCATACATAAACAAGAGTCTTCTAACTCTTGGAACT GTAATCGGAAAGCTGAGTGAGGGAAAGGCATCCCATGTACCATATCGAGATTCTAAGCTTACCCGTCTTTTACAATCTTCGTTAAGCGGGCATGGACATGTTTCG CTTATTTGCACGGTGACTCCTGCATCAAGTAGCATGGAGGAAACTCATAATACATTGAAATTTGCAAGCAGGGCAAAGCGAGTAGAAATCTATGCATCGCGTAATAAG CAGATTATTGATGAAAAGTCATTGATTAAGAAGTATCAAAGAGAGATTTCGGTCCTGAAAACAGAACTTGATCAGCTAAGGCAGGGGATGCTTGTTGGCATCAGTCATGAGGAGATTATCAGCTTAAAGCAAAAG ttggaagAAGGTCAATTTAAAATGCAATCAAGattggaggaagaagaggaagcgAAGGCTGCTCTTATGAGTAGAATCCAGAGGCTGacgaagctcatccttgtttctTCGAAAAATACAATCCCTGGATTGAGTGATATTCCCAGCCACCAACGCGGTTTTTCTGTTGGTGAGGATGAC AAAATGGAAGTAGTGCGAGATGGACCCTTGCTTCTAGAAGGTGAGAACCAAAAGGAGTCACCATCTTCTGCATCTACTGTTCCATCAGATATGGCTTCTGATTTTAGACACAAGAGATCTTCCAGCAGGTGGAATGAAGAGCTCTCACCAGCTGGCGGTACAATTACAGATTCAACTCAAGCGGGTGAACTTATCAGTGGTTCAAGAATTCCAATG GGAGGGATGACAATGTCAGATCACATAGACCTGCTGGTTGAGCAAGTTAAGATGCTTGCTGGAGAGATTGCACTGGGCACCAGCTCCTTGAAACGACTGGTGGAGCAGTCTGTAGATGACCCTGAAAGCTCCAAAACTCAA ATTGAGAACTTGGAATGTGATATCCATGAAAAGAGAAGGCAAATGAGGGTTTTGGAACAGCGCATTAACGAAAGTGGTGAGGCTTCAATTGCTAATGCATCTATGGTTGAGATGCAGCAG ACAGTTAAGAGACTGACAACCCAGTGCAATGAGAAGGGATTTGAGTTGGAA ATAAAATCAGCAGACAATCGTATTCTCCAGGAGCAATTGCAAAATAAG TGTGCAGAGAACATGGAATTGCAAGAAAAAGTGGATCAGTTAGAGCAGCGTTTGGCTTCAGTATCTGGTGAAGGATCATCATCGTCTTCCGAGCAGTGTGTATCTGCAGAATATGTTGAGCAGttgcaaaagaaaattcagTCTCAG GAGATTGAGAATGAAAAACTAAAGCTGGAGCATGTGCAGTTCTCAGAGGAGAGGAGTGGGTTACATGTGCAGAATCAAAAACTGGCCGAAGAAGCTTCTTATGCAAAGGAACTGGCATCTGCTGCTGCTGTTGAATTGAAGAATTTGGCTGGTGAAGTGACAAAGCTCTCATTGCAGAATGCAAAACTAGAAAAAGAGTTGTTGGCTGCCCGGGAGTTGGTCAATTCTAAAAGTTCTTCCATGCAACCTGTTAATGGTATTAATCGGAAGTACAATGATAGACCAAGAGGTGGGAGGAAAGGGAGGCTATCTGGTGGTGCTGATAACTTTGAGGCATGGAATCTTGATTCGGATGATTTAAGGATGGAACTCCAAGCAAGGAAACAGCGAGAGGCAGCTCTTGAGACTGCCCTTGCTGAAAAGGAATTTACTGAAGAGGAGTACAGGAAAAAGGTTGAAGATGCAAAGAAAAGGGAGGACGCTCTAGAAAATGATTTAGCAAACATGTGGGTGTTGGTCGCAAAATTAAAGAAAGAGGGCGGGTCTATCCCTGAGACACACACAGAAGAAAGGCATGATGATGTGATAGAAAATAGTAATGGTCTAAAAGCAACTGTGAATGAGGGTGCCGCCGTAGAGAGACAAGTTTTGGATGCTTCGAAATCCGCTGATGATGAAAGTCCTAAGGAAGAACCTCTTGTTCTTCGCCTTAAG GCTCGAATGCAAGAGATGAAGGAGAAAGAGCTCAAACACCAGGGAAACGGAGATGCCAATTCCCATTTGTGCAAAGTATGTTTTGAATCACCAACAGCAGCAATTCTTCTCCCTTGCCGGCATTTTTGTT TGTGTAAGTCTTGTTCACTTGCATGTTCTGAGTGCCCAATTTGTCGTACAAAGATTTCAGATAGGCTTTTTGCATTTACTTCGTGA